The following is a genomic window from Solanum lycopersicum chromosome 6, SLM_r2.1.
GTACATATTCTAATTAGTGCGATCAATGTGATTCACTCTTGCGCGATCAACAATACatgaattgattaaaaaattagttaCTCAGTAGTCAGTTGGTGGTTACCTGCAAAGGGGAACCTGGCAATCGTTTGGTTGGTCACAAATGGATGCGTGTAATCTTAGGATCTGCCACATGCGCTTGCATCGCAAACAACCTCCATTGGTCCTTCTCTTACAAGTAGCAAAATGTCGAATCAGAAACTGAAGCCCTTGGCAGGTATCAAACTTGCTACATGGCTGCCTCTTGATGGAAGGTTCTTTATCTAATGGCCCCACACTAGTACATCCTTCAGTGCAAATGTGCTCCAAACAATCCATCGCTTCGCTTAGCTGTAAATACAAGCTCCGCTCTAGTTTGTGTCTCCTTGTCCTCTTCTTCCGCTATAATGAGAAATTTACAATGTAAAATCACTAACCACAGCCATTTGACTGATAAAGGAGATGCAAACAAATGCCATGTAATGATTTCATGGCAAGCTTATTATCTGTCATGATCAATTTgacaacaataaaaattataacatgaATTCCAAGAGaaattcttttattaaataaggGATGTATGATATATGTCAATTACGTTATAATTACGTACCAACTCAGCCTCATCCATGAACTGTAGAATTTCAAGTTCAAGCCAGGGATCATGATGTTGAAGGAATTTCCAGCCCTCAGTCTCCTCAACTTTCTTGAAATTACTAGACAAAAATTTCATACTCTTAAGATATAGATCTGGTGCATCACATAGTCTCGCAAGTTGAAGCAAATCCACAGCATTCTCAATCGTCAATCGCTCGGCCAACCCCTTTGTGCATCTCTGTTTCAGCTGCGGTACCAAGTACACATGAGAAAGTGCTAGCAGATGGATCCCATGTCTCTTCATCTGCTCTTCAGTGCACCTAAATACAATGACAATTTGGTCACTCTAAGCATTCTTTCTAGCAAGGATTTAACTGATTAAAagtttcttatattttaattagCTTTTAGACCATATGAGAGTAAGTAACATGCTACAAATGAGTCAACAATATTGGTTGTTTAACGATCATAAATAACCTAAATCCTTTTGTAATTCATTTCAATGACAACGAAGATGTCGGTCGAGGCATCTAGCAGGCGGCCAACACAATATGAAGCAATCAAAACATCAAATAGTATATGATT
Proteins encoded in this region:
- the LOC101263123 gene encoding BTB/POZ and TAZ domain-containing protein 1-like codes for the protein MSSLNFSDGIDKFSGEMSEVDIQIVTSGGLRIPAHSAVLAAASTVLENILARPGKRRSSERTIRILGVPCDAVSVFIRFLYSFKCTEEQMKRHGIHLLALSHVYLVPQLKQRCTKGLAERLTIENAVDLLQLARLCDAPDLYLKSMKFLSSNFKKVEETEGWKFLQHHDPWLELEILQFMDEAELRKKRTRRHKLERSLYLQLSEAMDCLEHICTEGCTSVGPLDKEPSIKRQPCSKFDTCQGLQFLIRHFATCKRRTNGGCLRCKRMWQILRLHASICDQPNDCQVPLCRQFKLKVQQKGDDELWKSLVRKVVSARAMSSLSLPKRKREEEPKMDFNHHQVMNFRLAA